The nucleotide window TGGATCGTCAGTTTGCTCTACGCGTAGTGCTACGTTGTGTACCAGTTCCTTCTCTAGACGCTCAAGGATGTTACGTGAAGTTACGAACTTACCTTCTTTACCCGCGAATGGAGACGTGTTTACCTGGAACGTCATGGTTACTGTTGGCTCATCAACAGAAAGTGCAGGTAGTGCTTCCACCGCGTTTTGCGCACAGATAGTGTCAGAGATTTTTAGCTCGCCAAGACCGGTGATTGCGATGATATCACCTGCGTTAGCTTGATCAATGTCGTGACGCTCTAGGCCAAGGTAGCCCATTACTGTGCCAACTTTACCGTTACGAGTTTTACCGTCTGCACCGATAACTGTTACTTGTTGGTTTGGCTTAACGCTACCACGAGTTACACGAGCAACACCGATAACACCAACGTAAGAGCTGTAGTCTAGCTGAGAAACTTGCATCTGTAGTGGACCGTCTAGGTCAACTTCTGGTGCTGCTACTTCTTCAACGATAGTTTCGAATAGTGCTTCCATATTCTCGCCAGTTTCGCCTTCTTCTAGAGAAGCCCAACCGTTAAGAGCTGAAGCGTAAACTACTTTAAAGTCTAGCTGTTCGTCAGTTGCACCTAGGTTGTCGAATAGGTCGAACACTTGGTCCATAACCCAGTCAGGACGAGCACCTGGGCGGTCGATCTTGTTGATTACAACGATTGGCTTAAGACCATGAGCAAACGCTTTTTGCGTTACGAAACGAGTTTGCGGCATTGGGCCGTCAACTGCGTCAACGATAAGTAGTACAGAGTCTACCATCGACATGATACGTTCTACTTCACCACCGAAGTCCGCGTGTCCCGGAGTATCTACGATGTTGATACGGTAATCGTTCCAGTTAATTGCTGTGTTTTTAGCAAGAATGGTAATACCGCGCTCTTTCTCGATGTCGTTCGAGTCCATGACTCGCTCTTCAGCTTCACCGCGAGACTCAAGCGTGCCTGATTGTTGTAGCAGCTTGTCAACCAGCGTTGTTTTACCGTGGTCAACGTGCGCGATAATCGCGATATTTCTTAATTTATCAATCTGTGGAGTAGCCATGGATATTGATTCACTTAGATAGATGAAATGCCACCACGCTAAGAACGGGTGCTCTCTGGCGACATTTGCTGATTAAAAAAACGGCCATAATGTACCAGATTTTAGCAAAAAGCCTAGAAATATGTGATCTACTCCCGAGCATTTCTGCGATTTATACGCTTAATGCACGCTTTCGTCTTCTAAGCGGTGCCGTGAAGTGAACTTTCTTTACTTCAACGTTCAATACAAATTGACTATTGCTTAAAAAATGGGCTGAATAAGCGATGTGGCTGTCACATCGTGGTGCAATAAAAATAAATTGCACCACCAAAGTGCAGATAAGGATCATTATGGTGCAATGCTTTGCACCAAACTAGTATCCAAAAACACAATCCATTGAAATTAATGGAATATTTTTTTTGGCACGGTTCTAGCTTTAGAAAAAACAGCATCGGTTAATGAAAGTTTAGTTTGATTAATCAATGCCGAATTTCACATTTAAAGAATAGTTCCTAAATCGAGCTTTTACCGCTTATTTAACACTGGAGGTTATCCAAGATGTCAGTAGAAAACGTTCTATCGCTGATCCAAGAAAACGAAGTTAAGTTTGTTGACCTACGCTTCACAGATACAAAAGGTAAAGAGCAGCACATTTCGATTCCTGCTCACCAAATCGACGCAGACTTCTTCGAAGAAGGTAAAATGTTCGATGGTTCATCAGTTGCTGGCTGGAAAGGTATCAACGAATCAGACATGGTAATGATGCCGGATGCATCTTCAGCTGTGCTTGACCCTTTCACTGAAGACGCAACACTAAATATCCGTTGTGACATTCTAGAGCCTGCGACAATGCAAGGTTACGATCGTGACCCACGTTCAATCGCAAAACGCGCTGAAGACTTCATGCGTTCAACGGGTGTTGCAGACACTGTACTTATCGGTCCTGAGCCAGAGTTCTTCCTATTTGACGATGTTAAATTCGCAACTGACATGTCAGGTTCTTTCTTCAAGATCGATGACGTAGAAGCGGCATGGAACACAGGTTCTGACTACGAAGAAGGTAACAAAGGTCACCGTCCTGGCGTTAAAGGCGGTTACTTCCCAGTAGCTCCAGTTGACTCATCTCAAGACATCCGCAGCGCAATGTGTCTGATCATGGAAGAAATGGGTCTGGTTGTTGAAGCACACCACCACGAAGTAGCAACTGCGGGTCAGAACGAAATCGCGACTCGTTTCAACACGCTAACAACGAAAGCTGACGAAATCCAAATCTACAAGTACGTTGTACACAACGTTGCTCACGCATTTGGTAAAACAGCGACATTCATGCCTAAACCACTTGTTGGCGACAACGGTTCTGGTATGCACGTTCACCAATCTCTAGCGAAAGACGGTGTAAACCTATTCGCAGGTGACAAGTACGGCGGCCTATCTGAAATGGCTCTTTACTACATCGGCGGTATCATCAAACACGCTCGCGCAATCAACGCATTTGCTAACCCAGCAACTAACTCGTACAAGCGTCTTGTACCAGGCTTCGAAGCACCAGTTATGCTAGCTTACTCAGCGCGTAACCGTTCTGCTTCTATTCGTATCCCAGTGGTACCAAGCCCTAAAGCGCGTCGTATCGAAGTTCGTTTCGGTGACCCAGCAGCAAACCCATACCTATGTTTCGCAGCAATGCTAATGGCTGGTCTTGACGGTATCAAGAACAAGATCCACCCAGGCGAAGCAATGGATAAAGACCTTTACGATCTACCAGCTGAAGAAGCAGCAGAAATCCCAACTGTTGCATACTCACTAAAAGATGCACTAGCTGAGCTAGATGCTGACCGTGAGTTCCTAACAGCAGGCGGCGTATTCTCTGATGACTTTATCGATTCTTACATCGACCTTAAAGCTCAGGACGTTGAGAAAGTAAACATGACAACTCACCCAGTTGAGTTTGAACTTTACTACTCTGTTTAAGGTTCAGATTCAGACTGTGTAACGTGTAAACACAGTAGCAAAATTTTAGGCTCGCCTCGCAGGCGGGCCTTTTTTGTATTCGCCAGTCCAGAGTCGCCGTTTAACATGAGGGAATAATTACAATACGCTCAGACTCTTATTATGTGAATCAAGGGACTCAGCACCTAAACGTGAAAATATCAGTCAAAAGAAGGTGAGCTATGAAAGTTCAGCTTATTACACTCCTGTGCGCGCTCAGCAGCGTAATGACTCCCCCCGCTGTACTTGCACAAATCGCGTATATCTGGGTTGATAAAGATGGTGTTATTCACTTCAGTGACACGCCTAGTCAGGGTGCAAAAGCCATTGCTCTGCCTAATTTGGAAGCTCCAGCACCTGAAGTCGAAACTACCGAATCACTTGCACCACAAGTGAACAAAACGTCTGCAGAGACCGAAAAAGTACCTCAAACTCAACCTGAAAAGCCCCAGCCCTTACAACTCACTATGCTCAGTCCCGCGCATGACGAAACACTGCGCAGCAATCGTGGACGGATTAATATTCAACTCGAAACCAATCGTAAACTCGGCATTGGAGAACAGTTACAACTTCTACTTGATGGAAACCCTTATGGGGTACCACAAACTCATCTGAATTGGCAGCTAAGTGATATTGACCGAGGGACTCACACTCTTTCGGTCCATGCCAAGCGAAGCGGCAAGCTTATTGCATCATCTAGCCCTATAACGGTGCATTTACATAGAGCAAGTATCAAGCCGACCGT belongs to Vibrio sp. STUT-A11 and includes:
- a CDS encoding DUF4124 domain-containing protein — its product is MKVQLITLLCALSSVMTPPAVLAQIAYIWVDKDGVIHFSDTPSQGAKAIALPNLEAPAPEVETTESLAPQVNKTSAETEKVPQTQPEKPQPLQLTMLSPAHDETLRSNRGRINIQLETNRKLGIGEQLQLLLDGNPYGVPQTHLNWQLSDIDRGTHTLSVHAKRSGKLIASSSPITVHLHRASIKPTVNGAK
- the typA gene encoding translational GTPase TypA, with translation MATPQIDKLRNIAIIAHVDHGKTTLVDKLLQQSGTLESRGEAEERVMDSNDIEKERGITILAKNTAINWNDYRINIVDTPGHADFGGEVERIMSMVDSVLLIVDAVDGPMPQTRFVTQKAFAHGLKPIVVINKIDRPGARPDWVMDQVFDLFDNLGATDEQLDFKVVYASALNGWASLEEGETGENMEALFETIVEEVAAPEVDLDGPLQMQVSQLDYSSYVGVIGVARVTRGSVKPNQQVTVIGADGKTRNGKVGTVMGYLGLERHDIDQANAGDIIAITGLGELKISDTICAQNAVEALPALSVDEPTVTMTFQVNTSPFAGKEGKFVTSRNILERLEKELVHNVALRVEQTDDPDKFRVSGRGELHLSILIENMRREGFELAVSRPEVIIKEEDGQLMEPFETVTIDVMEEHQGGIMENIGLRKGELKDMSPDGKGRVRMDFDMPSRGLIGFQTEFMTLTSGSGLLYHTFDHYGPHKGGNIGQRVNGVLIANAMGKALTNALFNLQERGRLFIGHGVEVYEGMVIGIHSRDNDLTVNALKGKQLTNVRASGTDDAQVLTPPIKMTLEQALEFIDDDELVEVTPESIRIRKKFLTESDRKRASRSAK
- the glnA gene encoding glutamate--ammonia ligase, which codes for MSVENVLSLIQENEVKFVDLRFTDTKGKEQHISIPAHQIDADFFEEGKMFDGSSVAGWKGINESDMVMMPDASSAVLDPFTEDATLNIRCDILEPATMQGYDRDPRSIAKRAEDFMRSTGVADTVLIGPEPEFFLFDDVKFATDMSGSFFKIDDVEAAWNTGSDYEEGNKGHRPGVKGGYFPVAPVDSSQDIRSAMCLIMEEMGLVVEAHHHEVATAGQNEIATRFNTLTTKADEIQIYKYVVHNVAHAFGKTATFMPKPLVGDNGSGMHVHQSLAKDGVNLFAGDKYGGLSEMALYYIGGIIKHARAINAFANPATNSYKRLVPGFEAPVMLAYSARNRSASIRIPVVPSPKARRIEVRFGDPAANPYLCFAAMLMAGLDGIKNKIHPGEAMDKDLYDLPAEEAAEIPTVAYSLKDALAELDADREFLTAGGVFSDDFIDSYIDLKAQDVEKVNMTTHPVEFELYYSV